One Coturnix japonica isolate 7356 chromosome 20, Coturnix japonica 2.1, whole genome shotgun sequence genomic window carries:
- the VSTM2L gene encoding V-set and transmembrane domain-containing protein 2-like protein isoform X2 — translation MGALRLAVGIFHYLGLYLQLGAASRPPPWDAPAEGSALFTEIPHDVTAQAGEDVEMACSFRGSGSPSYSLEIQWWYVRTHKDWTDKQTWASGQLKASQQEEAGKDATKISVVKVVGSNISHKLRLSRVKPADEGTYECRVIDASEGSARQHKVKAYLRVEAAHGAGHPQDTQPPGPHPHHHQHKAGRELRKRAADASCAL, via the exons ATGGGCGCCCTGCGCCTGGCCGTGGGGATTTTCCATTACCTGGGGCTCTACCTGCAGCTCGGCGCCGCCTCCCGACCCCCCCCGTGGGACGCCCCGGCGGAGGGCAGCG CGCTGTTCACCGAGATCCCGCACGATGTGACGGCGCAGGCGGGTGAGGACGTGGAGATGGCCTGCTCCTTCCGCGGCAGCGGCTCCCCGTCGTACTCCCTTGAGATCCAGTGGTGGTACGTCCGCACCCACAAGGACTGGACGGACAAACAGACGTGGGCTTCAGGCCAG CTCAAAGCATCACAGCAGGAGGAGGCCGGGAAGGACGCGACAAAAATCAGT GTGGTGAAGGTGGTGGGCAGCAACATCTCGCACAAACTGCGGCTGTCGCGGGTGAAGCCGGCGGATGAAGGAACCTACGAGTGTCGCGTTATCGACGCCAGCGAGGGCTCGGCGCGGCAGCACAAGGTGAAGGCGTATCTGCGCGTGGAGGCGGCACATGGGGCCGGGCACCCCCAGGACACGCAGCCGCCTGGTCCTCATCCGCATCACCACCAGCACAAGGCCGGCAGGGAGCTCAGGAAGCGCGCGGCCGATGCCTCCTGCGCGCTGTAG
- the VSTM2L gene encoding V-set and transmembrane domain-containing protein 2-like protein isoform X1 yields the protein MGALRLAVGIFHYLGLYLQLGAASRPPPWDAPAEGSALFTEIPHDVTAQAGEDVEMACSFRGSGSPSYSLEIQWWYVRTHKDWTDKQTWASGQQLKASQQEEAGKDATKISVVKVVGSNISHKLRLSRVKPADEGTYECRVIDASEGSARQHKVKAYLRVEAAHGAGHPQDTQPPGPHPHHHQHKAGRELRKRAADASCAL from the exons ATGGGCGCCCTGCGCCTGGCCGTGGGGATTTTCCATTACCTGGGGCTCTACCTGCAGCTCGGCGCCGCCTCCCGACCCCCCCCGTGGGACGCCCCGGCGGAGGGCAGCG CGCTGTTCACCGAGATCCCGCACGATGTGACGGCGCAGGCGGGTGAGGACGTGGAGATGGCCTGCTCCTTCCGCGGCAGCGGCTCCCCGTCGTACTCCCTTGAGATCCAGTGGTGGTACGTCCGCACCCACAAGGACTGGACGGACAAACAGACGTGGGCTTCAGGCCAG CAGCTCAAAGCATCACAGCAGGAGGAGGCCGGGAAGGACGCGACAAAAATCAGT GTGGTGAAGGTGGTGGGCAGCAACATCTCGCACAAACTGCGGCTGTCGCGGGTGAAGCCGGCGGATGAAGGAACCTACGAGTGTCGCGTTATCGACGCCAGCGAGGGCTCGGCGCGGCAGCACAAGGTGAAGGCGTATCTGCGCGTGGAGGCGGCACATGGGGCCGGGCACCCCCAGGACACGCAGCCGCCTGGTCCTCATCCGCATCACCACCAGCACAAGGCCGGCAGGGAGCTCAGGAAGCGCGCGGCCGATGCCTCCTGCGCGCTGTAG
- the TTI1 gene encoding TELO2-interacting protein 1 homolog, with protein MAVFDTPREAFGALRPACVQLTKAQTVENVARLEARLAAVGAGALQELQDYVLFPLRFALKVPGPRKERVVQRVLQCLSAVLLNTSVRSPRLLQELLSELCSCLPAPHGAAAPAEELQLAVMQAMLALMHSAQRDALSALYQPSCLPLLGFAVSLLLGLAERERAKQVKLVALECLQVLMLQGECQEQRCLCEEEEQRCGDLFASFLPGVSIALSRIIAGDVKQGHGITVSAIRLFYHIVGFVMADEQLARVPKQKEKPSVEQSRIAELIVHRGPEWSKSTSEKLCLLLHKIVELSSVHSHWRVRLELVELVHHLLSSCRLSLVDSCTHLLKALVGLVNDENSEVQSRCNEVLQGIAEQQLVAQNRALADVLSENLHSLATALPRLMSSQDDTGKFSTLSLLLGYLKLLGPKINIVLNSVSHLQRLSKALMQVLELDVTDVKIVEDRRWGCVGGYDPSVQHGVHKGRWQRKYFRFFTEERIFQLLQQVCRVLGYYGNLYLLVDHFMGLYSESVVYRKQAAMVLNELIAGAAGIGVDVLQEREASLSMDDLKGSITSILEEYTDRANWYLVTSIDTEEMSHEQLSVPRSGLAALPGAACSKVLPSSGPNVTTHTMNSNVWQLCIQLEGVGCFATVLGREFRLLLLSALYPVLEKAGDKTLLISETAQGTLVDICEACGYDSVQSLINQNSDYLVNGISLNLRQLAQQPHAAQVLGTMLRHSDASLLPLIEDVIQDVLSALDQSYNNQASTFLGVLHSLMAALVQWFGPSCSKEHQQRQAAEGQSWTSSHMQQEITSQEVERFFLDYIKQKQIAEGNLSDSGDEEADEVPLLAKPKPSDSDAGETPLPSHAQLAKDVMERCIHLLSDRNLRVRLKVLDVLELCVTVLHPHGNHLLPMAHRVWPALVTRLISDDPLAVLRAFKVLCTLAQKCGDFLRQRFSKDVLPKLTSSLLSQAAASARAGPVYNHTLAFKLQLAVLQGLGSLCEKLDMGESDLNKVADACLVYLSAKQPMQLQEAAQSVFHHLLRVDPDSTWLFLSELCCPNPYEPPHSSLQPVKLRGMGKQRNEFTDNILLLLEELQQQERTGAPRAPPP; from the exons ATGGCCGTGTTCGACACCCCTCGTGAGGCCTTCGGTGCGCTGCGACCCGCCTGCGTGCAGCTGACCAAGGCGCAGACGGTGGAGAACGTAGCCCGGCTGGAGGCCCGGCTGGCGGCCGTGGGCGCTGGGGCccttcaggagctgcaggactACGTGCTGTTCCCGCTGCGCTTCGCACTGAAGGTGCCCGGGCCTAGAAAGGAGCGCGTGGTGCAGCGCGTGCTGCAGTGcctgtctgctgtgctgctcaacACCAGCGTCAGGAGCCCgcggctgctgcaggagctgctgtccgagctgtgctcctgcctgCCCGCCCCGCACGGAGCTGCTGCACCAGccgaggagctgcagctggctgtgatGCAGGCGATGCTGGCCTTGATGCACTCAGCTCAGAGGGATGCGCTCAGTGCTCTGTATCAACCTTCCTGCCTCCCGCTCCTCGGTTTCGCTGTGTCTTTGCTCCTGGGCTTGGcggagagagagagagccaaGCAAGTGAAGCTGGTTGCTTTGGAGTGTTTGCAGGTCCTCATGCTACAGGGCGAGTGTCAGGAGCAGCGGTGTCTATgcgaggaggaggagcagcgATGTGGggatttgtttgcttctttcctgcCCGGTGTTTCTATTGCGCTGTCTCGGATTATTGCTGGAGACGTCAAACAAGGGCATGGAATCACCGTGTCTGCCATCAGACTCTTTTATCACATCGTTGGTTTTGTAATGGCTGATGAGCAGCTGGCCAGAGttccaaagcagaaggaaaagccatCAGTAGAACAAAGCAGAATAGCAGAACTGATAGTCCATAGAGGGCCTGAGTGGAGCAAAAGCACCTCAGAAAAactctgcctcctcctccatAAAATAGTCGAACTTTCCTCTGTTCACTCTCACTGGAGGGTGAGGCTGGAGCTGGTGGAACTTGTCCATcacctgctgagcagctgcaggctgtcACTGGTGGACTCGTGCACTCATCTTCTAAAGGCTTTGGTGGGGCTGGTTAATGATGAGAACAGCGAAGTGCAAAGCAGGTGTAACGAAGTGCTGCAGGgcattgcagagcagcagctggtaGCACAGAACAGAGCCCTCGCCGATGTTCTCTCAGAGAACCTCCATTCCCTTGCCACAGCCCTTCCTCGCCTGATGAGCTCTCAGGACGACACAGGCAAGTTTTCCACTTTGAGCTTATTACTCGGCTACTTGAAGCTGCTGGGCCCCAAGATCAACATCGTCCTCAACTCCGTATCCCACCTCCAGCGTCTGTCCAAAGCACTGATGCAGGTTCTGGAGCTGGATGTGACGGATGTGAAGATAGTGGAGGACAGGCgctggggctgtgtgggtgGCTACGACCCCTCCGTGCAGCATGGTGTGCACAAGGGCAGGTGGCAGAGAAAATACTTCCGCTTCTTCACGGAGGAAAGAattttccagctccttcagcaagTTTGTCGTGTTCTCGGCTACTATGGGAACCTCTATTTGCTCGTGGATCATTTCATGGGGCTGTACAGTGAGTCTGTTGTGTATCGAAAGCAGGCTGCCATGGTCCTCAATGAGCTGattgcaggagctgctggcataGGGGTGGATGTCCTTCAGGAAAGGGAAGCTTCACTGAGCATGGATGATCTCAAAGGGTCCATAACATCCATTCTTGAGGAGTACACAGACCGGGCAAACTGGTATTTGGTCACTAGCATTGATACAGAGGAGATGAGCCATGAGCAGCTCTCTGTGCCGCGCTCAGGACTTGCTGCCCTCCCCGGAGCTGCATGCAGCAAAGTTCTGCCATCCTCAGGCCCGAATGTAACGACTCACACCATGAACAGCAACGTGTGGCAGCTCTGCATCCAGCTGGAAGGGGTTGGCTGCTTTGCAACCGTCCTGGGGAGAGAGTTCCGCTTGcttctgctgtcagctctcTACCCAGTGTTGGAAAAGGCCGGTGACAAGACTCTGCTCATCAGTGAGACAGCACAGGGGACGTTGGTGGACATATGTGAGGCCTGCGGTTATGACTCTGTGCAGAGTTTGATTAATCAGAATTCTGACTATCTGGTGAATGGGATTTCCCTGAACTTGCGTCAGCTGGCACAACAGCCACATGCTGCCCAGGTCCTGGGCACGATGCTGAGACATTCAGATGCCAGTTTGCTGCCACTGATAGAAGATGTTATCCAAGATGTCCTGTCTGCACTAGATCAGTCTTATAATAACCAGGCTTCCACCTTCCTCGGTGTCCTCCACTCCTTAATGGCAGCTCTAG TCCAGTGGTTTGGGCCGTCCTGCAGCAAGGAGCACCAGCAGAGGCAGGCTGCAGAGGGGCAGAGCTGGACTTCATCCCACATGCAGCAGGAGATAACAAGTCAGGAAGTGGAGCGATTCTTCCTCGACTACATCAAGCAGAAGCAGATTGCAGAGGGCAACCTTTCTGACTCGGGTGACGAGGAGGCAG ATGAGGTTCCCCTCCTTGCTAAGCCCAAGCCGAGCGACTCTGATGCAGGAGAAACTCCACTGCCAAGCCATGCTCAGCTGGCCAAAGATGTGATGGAGAGGTGCATCCATTTGCTGTCTGACAGGAACCTCCGTGTGCGGCTGAAG GTCCTGGACGTGCTGGAGCTCTGTGTAACTGTGCTGCATCCTCACGGAAACCATCTGCTTCCCATGGCTCATCGTGTCTGGCCAGCTCTTGTCACTCGGCTGATTAGCGATGACCCTCTGGCAGTGCTGAGAGCCTTCAAG GTGCTGTGTACCCTGGCACAAAAGTGTGGGGACTTTTTGAGGCAGAGGTTCTCCAAGGATGTCCTGCCTAAGCTGACCAGCTCCCTCCTCAGCCAAGCTGCAGCAAGTGCTAGAGCTGGGCCTGTGTACAACCACACACTTGCCTTCAAGTTACAGCTCGCTGTGTTGCAGGGACTGGGTTCTCTGtgtgagaagctggacatgG GTGAGAGTGACCTGAATAAAGTGGCAGATGCCTGCCTGGTGTACCTCAGTGCCAAGCAACCCATGCAGTTGCAAGAAGCTGCCCAGAG CGTTTTCCACCACTTACTGCGTGTGGACCCTGACAGCACCTGGCTGTTCCTCTCCGAGCTGTGCTGCCCAAACCCATACGAAccaccccacagcagcctgcagcccgTGAAGCTGCGTGGGATGGGGAAGCAGCGCAATGAGTTCACCGACAAcatcctgctcctgctggaggagctgcagcaacagGAGAGAACAGGGGCACCAAGGGCACCACCTCCATGA